A window of the Drosophila simulans strain w501 chromosome 2L, Prin_Dsim_3.1, whole genome shotgun sequence genome harbors these coding sequences:
- the LOC6731652 gene encoding thioredoxin-2 — MVYQVKDKADLDGQLTKASGKLVVLDFFATWCGPCKMISPKLAELSTQYADNVVVLKVDVDECEDIAMEYNISSMPTFVFLKNGVKVEEFAGANAKRLEDVIKANI, encoded by the exons gcTGATCTCGATGGACAGCTGACCAAGGCATCCGGCAAGCTGGTGGTGCTGGACTTCTTCGCCACTTGGTGCGGACCCTGCAAGATGATCTCGCCCAAACTGGCTGAGCTCTCCACGCAGTACGCCGACAACGTCGTCGTCCTGAAG GTCGATGTGGACGAGTGCGAAGACATTGCAATGGAATACAACATCTCCAGCATGCCCACCTTCGTGTTCCTCAAGAACGGCGTCAAGGTCGAAGAGTTCGCCGGAGCCAACGCCAAGCGCCTGGAGGATGTCATCAAGGCCAACATCTAA